From one Dermacentor andersoni chromosome 1, qqDerAnde1_hic_scaffold, whole genome shotgun sequence genomic stretch:
- the LOC140215405 gene encoding uncharacterized protein has protein sequence MGSQGAALATQPGRGIRSTEMLAQDYEMVVPHLPSGSSVLNTVFLHGDVTARPYRVEHFRDALARLSLLPDVVALGAYQMNHLWAVTFNSEGAKAKILQAEAFNVKDHRCVVIDPTNRGVRLKLFWLLHGVQDDDVRVALAAFGKVTEITRDKWKVKGCVDKASTTRSVTLKLKVGVTIEDLPHQLRVGEDVALVHVPGRAPLCLRCRGKGHIRRECRVPRCGLCRRFGHDESQCVRSYANVAGQTRSDEAAEHIMDEADAVEATRGSGGDDAIKESTSKETAPAPLASQAGKDLTQPAVASKPAFLPEKADSVTAVSLVTTGQQGDKQEDADTEMPAASSVPVKRAHEDSDNQEPRLVGERGEEPPPKAPSTRRGPFKPKPKLPPERSTASALPPP, from the coding sequence ATGGGCTCTCAAGGAGCGGCTTTAGCGACCCAGCCGGGTCGCGGTATCAGGAGCACTGAAATGCTTGCCCAGGATTATGAAATGGTTGTCCCGCATCTGCCATCAGGTTCGAGTGTTTTGAACACAGTATTTTTGCATGGTGATGTCACCGCCAGGCCATATCGCGTCGAGCATTTTCGCGACGCTTTAGCGCGTCTGTCATTGCTGCCGGATGTGGTTGCCCTTGGGGCATATCAGATGAACCACCTGTGGGCCGTTACTTTCAACAGCGAAGGAGCGAAGGCAAAGATTCTGCAGGCCGAAGCTTTCAATGTGAAAGACCACCGCTGCGTGGTTATTGACCCGACCAACCGAGGCGTCAGGCTGAAGCTGTTTTGGCTGCTCCACGGTGTGCAAGACGACGACGTGCGCGTGGCATTAGCAGCGTTCGGAAAAGTGACCGAAATAACCCGCGATAAATGGAAGGTTAAAGGCTGTGTCGACAAGGCTTCAACAACACGGTCGGTTACACTGAAACTGAAGGTGGGTGTTACCATCGAGGACTTGCCCCATCAGTTGCGCGTTGGTGAGGACGTTGCTCTCGTCCATGTTCCTGGTAGGGCTCCGCTCTGCCTTCGGTGCCGTGGAAAAGGACATATACGCCGTGAGTGTCGGGTGCCACGCTGCGGGCTATGCCGGCGTTTCGGCCACGATGAGAGCCAGTGCGTGCGCAGCTACGCTAATGTTGCGGGCCAGACACGAAGTGATGAAGCGGCCGAACACATCATGGATGAAGCAGACGCGGTCGAAGCAACCCGCGGAAGTGGGGGAGATGATGCTATCAAGGAGTCAACATCCAAGGAAACCGCACCCGCACCCCTTGCCAGCCAAGCCGGTAAGGACCTAACCCAGCCGGCCGTCGCATCAAAGCCAGCGTTCCTTCCGGAAAAAGCGGATAGCGTGACTGCTGTAAGCCTGGTTACGACTGGGCAGCAGGGCGACAAACaggaagacgccgataccgagatGCCCGCAGCGTCAAGTGTACCAGTCAAGCGGGCTCACGAGGATTCGGATAATCAGGAACCGAGATTGGTCGGTGAACGCGGCGAGGAGCCTCCGCCGAAGGCACCTTCAACGCGCCGTGGACCTTTCAAGCCCAAACCGAAATTGCCACCGGAACGCAGTACTGCGTCTGCTCTCCCTCCGCCTTAG